One genomic window of Grus americana isolate bGruAme1 chromosome 29, bGruAme1.mat, whole genome shotgun sequence includes the following:
- the SHC1 gene encoding SHC-transforming protein 1 isoform X2, producing the protein MNKLSCGKKTRVEGGQLGGDEWTRHGSFVNKPTRGWLHPDDKVMGPGVSYHVRYMGCVEVLQSMRALDFNTRTQVTREAIGLVCEAVPGAKGAVRRRKPCGRSLNSILGKSNLKFAGMPITLTISTSSLNLMASDCKQIIANHHMQSISFASGGDPDTAEYVAYVAKDPVNQRACHILECPEGLAQDVISTIGQAFELRFKQYLKNPPKLVTPHDRMAGFDGSAWDEEEEEPTPDHQYYNDFPGKEPPIGGVVDMRLRDGAAQTPSHLGATLPVGQTSGGEYDPRKQHAPAQGREKYPAPAGASGRTDLFDDPSYVNVQNMDKTRQASAAGTPATANGSAQRDLFDMKPFEDALRVPPSVPVGLPPAQVVASMEEQLRREPWYHGKMNRKEAEKLLKVNGDFLVRESTTTPGQYVLTGLQGGQPKHLLLVDPEGVVRTKDHRFESVSHLISYHMDNHLPIISAGSEMCLQQPVERRL; encoded by the exons CCACTCGCGGCTGGCTGCACCCGGATGACAAGGTCATGGGCCCCGGGGTCTCCTACCACGTCCGG TACATGGGCTGCGTGGAAGTCCTCCAGTCCATGAGGGCTTTGGATTTCAACACCAGGACACAGGTCACCAG GGAGGCCATTGGGCTGGTGTGCGAGGCCGTGCCCGGTGCCAAGGGAGCGGTGCggaggaggaag ccctgcggccGCTCCCTGAACTCCATCCTGGGCAAGAGCAACCTGAAGTTCGCCGGCATGCCCATCACCCTGACCATCTCCACCAGCAGCCTCAACCTCATGGCTTCTGACTGCAAGCAG ATCATCGCCAACCACCACATGCAGTCCATCTCCTTCGCTTCTGGGGGAGACCCG GACACAGCCGAATATGTCGCCTACGTTGCCAAAGACCCCGTCAATCAGAGAG cctgccatATCCTGGAGTGCCCCGAGGGCTTGGCGCAGGATGTGATCAGCACCATCGGGCAGGCCTTTGAACTGCGGTTCAAGCAGTACCTGAAGAACCCCCCAAAGCTGGTGACACCCCACGACAG GATGGCAGGGTTTGATGGCTCTGCctgggatgaggaagaggaggaaccGACTCCCGATCACCAGTACTACAACGACTTCCCCGGCAAGGAGCCTCCCATCGGGGGGGTTGTGGACATGCGGCTGCGGGACGGGGCTGCTCAGACCCCCAGTCACTTGGGGGCCACGCTG cctgtcGGCCAGACGTCCGGTGGGGAGTATGACCCCCGAAAGCAGCATGCTCCTGCCCAAG ggagagagaaataccCGGCTCCAGCAGGCGCCTCTGGCCGCACAGACCTGTTTGATGACCCATCTTATGTCAACGTGCAGAACATGGACAAGACACGCCAAGCGTCGGCCGCTGGCACCCCCGCAACGGCCAACGGCAGCGCCCAGAGAGACCTCTTCGACATGA agccCTTTGAAGATGCCCTGCGTGTCCCCCCCTCCGTGCCTGTGGGGCTGCCCCCTGCCCAAGTGGTGGCCTccatggaggagcagctgagacGGGAGCCCTGGTACCACGGGAAGATGAACCGCAAGGAGGctgagaagctgctgaaggtgaACGGAGACTTCCTGGTGCGGGAGAGCACCACCACCCCTGGCCAGTACGTGCTGACCGGCTTGCAGGGCGGGCAGCCCAAGCATCTGCTGCTCGTCGATCCTGAGGGAGTG GTGCGGACGAAAGACCACCGCTTTGAGAGCGTCAGCCACCTCATCAGCTACCACATGGACAATCACCTACCCATCATCTCGGCCGGCAGCGAAATGTGCCTGCAGCAGCCGGTGGAGAGGAGACTGTGA
- the PYGO2 gene encoding pygopus homolog 2 isoform X2, whose product MAAPHAEKLEGGVPAPPPPPGPPHPAGSAAAGGPGRKQGKAGLQMKSPEKKRRKSNTQGPAYSHLSEFAPPPTPMVDHLVASNPFEDDFGAPKVGAAPAPFLGSPVPFGSFRVQGGMSPQVAPGYGGGPQPLRRQPPPFAPGQMGPAFSMPPQNPNYVQPGGMSFPGQPFSQPLGQNFSPPTGQLMQGPVGGFGPMISPTMGQPPRGDMGPGPALNTPGGPAVAQRFSQPGNLFGQSPMQRPGQNMPPLPPTASPFPGADPGFSASGEEGGKNLNPPPSTFAQEQHSGSPAAVNGAQPGFAPNSAGRGAGTPETNSLPPAPPGKAAGGSGHQPPPGLVYPCGACRNEVNDDQDAILCEASCQKWFHRECTGMTENAYGLLTTEASAVWACDFCLKTKEIQSVYVREGMGQLVAANDG is encoded by the exons ATGGCGGCCCCGCACGCAGAGAAGCTGGAGGGAGGcgtcccggccccgccgcccccgccggggCCCCCGCACCCCgcgggcagcgccgccgccggcggTCCCGGCCGGAAGCAGGGGAAGGCAG GGCTGCAGATGAAGAGCCCCGAGAAGAAGCGGCGCAAGTCCAACACGCAG GGCCCCGCCTACTCCCACCTCTCGGAGTTCGCCCCGCCGCCCACCCCCATGGTGGATCACCTGGTGGCCTCCAACCCCTTCGAGGATGACTTCGGGGCCCCTAAGGTGGGGGCGGCCCCCGCCCCCTTCCTGGGCAGCCCGGTGCCCTTCGGCAGCTTCCGCGTCCAGGGGGGGATGTCGCCGCAGGTGGCCCCCGGTTACGGTGGaggcccccagcccctgcggaGGCAGCCCCCCCCCTTCGCTCCCGGGCAGATGGGCCCGGCTTTCAGCATGCCCCCCCAGAACCCCAACTACGTCCAGCCCGGGGGCATGAGCTTCCCCGGGCAGCCCTTCAGCCAGCCCCTCGGACAGAACTTCAGCCCCCCCACGGGGCAGCTCATGCAGGGGCCTGTCGGGGGCTTCGGGCCCATGATCTCCCCCAccatggggcagcccccccgggGGGACATGGGCCCCGGGCCGGCCCTCAACACCCCCGGGGGCCCGGCGGTGGCTCAGCGCTTCAGCCAGCCCGGCAACCTCTTTGGACAGTCGCCCATGCAGCGCCCCGGGCAGAACatgccccccctgccccccaccgccagccccttccccggggCTGACCCCGGCTTCTCCGCCAGCGGTGAGGAGGGGGGCAAGAAcctcaaccccccccccagcaccttcGCCCAGGAGCAGCACTCGGGCTCCCCCGCTGCCGTCAACGGGGCGCAGCCCGGCTTCGCCCCTAACAGCGCCGGCCGCGGTGCCGGCACCCCTGAAACCAACAGCCTCCCGCCAGCCCCTCCCGGCAAGGCAGCCGGTGGTTCGGGTCACCAGCCACCGCCGGGGCTGGTGTACCCCTGCGGGGCCTGCCGCAACGAGGTGAACGACGACCAGGACGCCATCTTGTGCGAGGCCTCCTGCCAGAAGTGGTTTCACCGGGAGTGCACGGGGATGACGGAGAACGCCTACGGGCTGCTCACCACCGAGGCCTCCGCTGTCTGGGCCTGCGACTTCTGCCTGAAGACGAAGGAGATCCAGTCGGTCTACGTCCGGGAGGGCATGGGACAGCTGGTGGCCGCCAACGACGGCTGA
- the PYGO2 gene encoding pygopus homolog 2 isoform X1: protein MAAPHAEKLEGGVPAPPPPPGPPHPAGSAAAGGPGRKQGKAGERGRPGRAGGMLAGGDTRDGDTQTPAPADAAPLVPAGLQMKSPEKKRRKSNTQGPAYSHLSEFAPPPTPMVDHLVASNPFEDDFGAPKVGAAPAPFLGSPVPFGSFRVQGGMSPQVAPGYGGGPQPLRRQPPPFAPGQMGPAFSMPPQNPNYVQPGGMSFPGQPFSQPLGQNFSPPTGQLMQGPVGGFGPMISPTMGQPPRGDMGPGPALNTPGGPAVAQRFSQPGNLFGQSPMQRPGQNMPPLPPTASPFPGADPGFSASGEEGGKNLNPPPSTFAQEQHSGSPAAVNGAQPGFAPNSAGRGAGTPETNSLPPAPPGKAAGGSGHQPPPGLVYPCGACRNEVNDDQDAILCEASCQKWFHRECTGMTENAYGLLTTEASAVWACDFCLKTKEIQSVYVREGMGQLVAANDG, encoded by the exons ATGGCGGCCCCGCACGCAGAGAAGCTGGAGGGAGGcgtcccggccccgccgcccccgccggggCCCCCGCACCCCgcgggcagcgccgccgccggcggTCCCGGCCGGAAGCAGGGGAAGGCAGGTGAGcgcgggcggccgggccgggccggcgggatgttggcggggggggacacacgggaCGGGGACACACAAACACCGGCCCCGGCTGACGCGGCCCCGCTTGTCCCCGCAGGGCTGCAGATGAAGAGCCCCGAGAAGAAGCGGCGCAAGTCCAACACGCAG GGCCCCGCCTACTCCCACCTCTCGGAGTTCGCCCCGCCGCCCACCCCCATGGTGGATCACCTGGTGGCCTCCAACCCCTTCGAGGATGACTTCGGGGCCCCTAAGGTGGGGGCGGCCCCCGCCCCCTTCCTGGGCAGCCCGGTGCCCTTCGGCAGCTTCCGCGTCCAGGGGGGGATGTCGCCGCAGGTGGCCCCCGGTTACGGTGGaggcccccagcccctgcggaGGCAGCCCCCCCCCTTCGCTCCCGGGCAGATGGGCCCGGCTTTCAGCATGCCCCCCCAGAACCCCAACTACGTCCAGCCCGGGGGCATGAGCTTCCCCGGGCAGCCCTTCAGCCAGCCCCTCGGACAGAACTTCAGCCCCCCCACGGGGCAGCTCATGCAGGGGCCTGTCGGGGGCTTCGGGCCCATGATCTCCCCCAccatggggcagcccccccgggGGGACATGGGCCCCGGGCCGGCCCTCAACACCCCCGGGGGCCCGGCGGTGGCTCAGCGCTTCAGCCAGCCCGGCAACCTCTTTGGACAGTCGCCCATGCAGCGCCCCGGGCAGAACatgccccccctgccccccaccgccagccccttccccggggCTGACCCCGGCTTCTCCGCCAGCGGTGAGGAGGGGGGCAAGAAcctcaaccccccccccagcaccttcGCCCAGGAGCAGCACTCGGGCTCCCCCGCTGCCGTCAACGGGGCGCAGCCCGGCTTCGCCCCTAACAGCGCCGGCCGCGGTGCCGGCACCCCTGAAACCAACAGCCTCCCGCCAGCCCCTCCCGGCAAGGCAGCCGGTGGTTCGGGTCACCAGCCACCGCCGGGGCTGGTGTACCCCTGCGGGGCCTGCCGCAACGAGGTGAACGACGACCAGGACGCCATCTTGTGCGAGGCCTCCTGCCAGAAGTGGTTTCACCGGGAGTGCACGGGGATGACGGAGAACGCCTACGGGCTGCTCACCACCGAGGCCTCCGCTGTCTGGGCCTGCGACTTCTGCCTGAAGACGAAGGAGATCCAGTCGGTCTACGTCCGGGAGGGCATGGGACAGCTGGTGGCCGCCAACGACGGCTGA
- the PBXIP1 gene encoding pre-B-cell leukemia transcription factor-interacting protein 1, giving the protein MGGRVPPVPERPHVPAPLGPAHWLLGSRARPFPRAATGPGRKLPGEKVKVTGGPAAAPGSRWLRTVPMAEKSDSRDSDGSWVLAGSEGLPIDTVGPEQDSASHEAEDEEPEEEEEEEEKEEEGSTQDTVTAVATTGAATCPGQSQRPEGSRGLGDPEEHWDPGTGAAPTLDGSTEPGVPDGDEQGESDAECPDTPKAGPPADEGSCDSSDDDVEGLRRRQGHEPRPGSPPTASAPHRGTPDAGDEDGLSMSRYLLGALALVALGLLIVSGGIYDPADGPVESVVSRDAAAGEQESPLPADGNDSQQKPPPSDAGDPQSVQSVSLLLDKLAKENQEIRLMQAELQAHKEELHALLQKSEGEAAAAGAQRQSLAMENARLHAALERETAALRDARAELQRLRAAGTLGGPGAGEPVVEQPPGTGAPARGKKAARWEGAWQRGWLASVRQELVGALERARGPGGLEGLVEELSALEQRLGRELEAEAAKPFPGPWKKPFQVEKDSKRHKRHGARGAPHEREKREQSKLHGHGKDPWSPRERKPGKTWGKSSHSPPQRRLHELPALSRYRAPQGCSGVADCARKEGREVLGAALEPVQKAQFLQLLQGFMGRLGWGGHFGGLAARLDGAFGADGTFAHDRLRFVDFVDDVEELLEEVARQEQGDEEAADGFEDYVLRHYAGDGGATGKERGRRATRQHGVGG; this is encoded by the exons atgggggggcgtGTCCCCCCGGTACCGGAGAGGCCTCACGTGCCCGCCCCCCTCGGGCCAGCCCATTGGCTGCTCGGGTCACGTGCGCGCCCCTTCCCGAGGGCGGCGACCGGCCCCGGGAGAAAGTTACCAGGAGAGAAAGTTAAAGTTACCGGAGGGCCCGCGGCCGCACCCGGCAGCAG GTGGCTCCGGACCGTCCCCATGGCGGAGAAATCAGACTCCCGGGACTCGGAcggcagctgggtgctggcaggCAGCGAG GGTCTGCCCATCGACACGGTGGGTCCGGAGCAGGATTCGGCCTCCCACGAGGCCGAGGATGAGGAGccggaggaggaagaggaggaggaggagaaagaggaggaaggcagcaccCAGGACACTGTCACAG ctgtAGCCACCACTGGTGCAGCCACCTGCCCCGGCCAGAGCCAGCGCCCCGAGGGCAGCCGAGGGCTGGGG GACCCAGAGGAGCATTGGGACCCCGGGACCGGGGCAGCGCCCACCCTGGACGGCTCCACCGAGCCCGGTGTGCCGGACGGCGATGAGCAGGGGGAGTCCGATGCTGAGTGCCCTGACACCCCCAAAGCAG ggccaccagcgGATGAGGGGAGCTGTGACAGCAGTGATGATGATGTGGAGGGGCTGCGGCGACGGCAGGGCCACGAGCCCCGTCCTGGGTCCCCCCCCACTGCATCTGCCCCACACCGGGGGACGCCAGATGCTGGTGATGAGGATGGGCTCAGCATGAGCAGGTACCTGCTGGGCGCCTTGGCGCTGGTTGCCCTGGGACTGCTGATTGTCTCCG gtGGCATCTATGACCCAGCCGATG GCCCCGTGGAGAGCGTGGTGAGCCGGGATGCGgcggctggggagcaggagtcACCGCTGCCTGCGGATGGCAAC GACTCGCAGCAGAAGCCCCCCCCATCGGACGCCGGGGACCCCCAGAGCGTGCAGTCCGTGAGCCTCCTCCTGGACAAGCTGGCCAAGGAGAACCAGGAGATCCGGCTCATGCAGGCGGAGCTGCAG GCCCACAAGGAAGAGCTGCACGCCCTGCTGCAGAAGAGCGAGGGCGAGGCGGCGGCAGCCGGCGCGCAGCGGCAGAGCCTGGCCATGGAGAATGCGCGGCTGCATGCGGCGCTGGAGCGGGAGACCGCCGCGCTCCGCGATGCCCGGGCTGAGCTGCAGCGCCTGCGGGCTGCGGGGACACTGGGTGGACCCGGGGCTGGGGAGCCAGTGGTGGAGCAGCCCCCCGGCACAGGTGCCCCAGCCCGTGGCAAGAAGGCGGCGCGGTGGGAGGGTGCCTGGCAGCGTGGCTGGCTGGCTTCGGTgcggcaggagctggtgggtgcCCTGGAGCGGGCGCGGGGCCCCGGGGGTCTCGAGGGGCTGGTGGAGGAGCTGAGCGCCCTGGAGCAGCGCCTGGGCCGGGAGCTGGAGGCGGAGGCGGCCAAGCCCTTTCCCGGGCCCTGGAAGAAGCCGTTCCAGGTGGAGAAGGACAGCAAGCGGCACAAGCGGCACGGTGCCAGGGGGGCCCCCCACGAGCGTGAGAAGAGGGAGCAGAGTAAACTCCACGGGCACGGGAAGGATCCCTGGTCCCCCCGGGAGCGCAAGCCAGGCAAAACCTGGGGGAAGTCGTctcacagccccccccagcgcAGGCTCCATGAGCTGCCCGCGCTCAGCCGGTACCGGGCGccccagggatgctcaggggTGGCTGACTGCGCCCGCAAGGAGGGccgggaggtgctgggggctgcGCTGGAGCCAGTGCAGAAGGCGCagttcctgcagctgctgcagggcttcatggggcggctgggctggggggggcattTCGGGGGGCTGGCGGCGCGGCTGGACGGCGCCTTCGGGGCTGACGGCACCTTCGCCCATGACCGCCTGCGCTTCGTCGACTTCGTGGACGAcgtggaggagctgctggaggaggtggcGCGGCAGGAGCAGGGTGACGAGGAGGCGGCCGACGGCTTCGAGGACTACGTGCTGCGGCACTACGCTGGGGACGGCGG TGCCACCGGGAAGGAGCGGGGCCGGAGAGCCACGCGGCAGCACGGCGTGGGGGGGTAG
- the PMVK gene encoding phosphomevalonate kinase yields the protein MAAPLAVLLLSGKRKSGKDFVAEELRGRLGPAVCTVLRLSGPLKEQYAQEHGLDFQRLLDASTYKERYRQDMIRWGEEKRSADPGFFCRMAVEGAAQPVWVVSDTRRLSDVQWFRDNYGDAVQTVRVVATEETRKKRNWVFVAGVDDAESECGLDQGVAFDWVITNDGDKRSLDEQLETLLQSLRSRL from the exons ATGGCGGCGCCGCTCgcggtgctgctgctgagcggGAAGAGGAAGTCGGGGAAGGACTTCGTGGCCGAGGAGCTCCGGGGCCG GCTGGGCCCCGCCGTGTGCACCGTCCTGCGCCTCTCCGGGCCCCTCAAGGAGCAGTATGCCCAG GAGCACGGCCTGGACTTCCAGCGGCTCCTGGATGCCAGCACCTACAAGGAGAGGTATCGGCAGGACATGATCCGCTGGGGCGAGGAGAAGCGCAGCGCTGACCCCGGCTTCTTCTGCAGGATGGCGGTGGAGGGGGCGGCGCAGCCCGTGTGG GTGGTGAGCGACACGCGGCGCCTCTCGGACGTGCAGTGGTTCCGGGACAACTACGGGGACGCGGTGCAGACCGTGCGGGTGGTGGCCACCGAGGAGACGAGGAAGAAGAGGAACTGGGTCTTTGTCGCTG gGGTGGACGATGCCGAGTCCGAGTGCGGCCTGGACCAGGGAGTGGCCTTCGACTGGGTGATCACCAACGACGGGGACAAACGATCCCTGGACGAGCAGCTGGAGACGCTGCTGCAGTCGCTCCGCAGCCGGCTATAG
- the KCNN3 gene encoding small conductance calcium-activated potassium channel protein 3, whose protein sequence is METSGHLHDSGVGDLEEDGRCPCPLPGDERSPPPPPPPAALPPLQHSLLHSSPGSLRAPPPPPAAPAALHPSSRHGSQLNLGDHPAGSGAGSGKHRQPSPLVHRRDSNPFTEIAMSSCKYSGGVMKPLSRLSASRRNLIEAEPEAQPLQLFGAGGPPEIVVSREDNHAPAVRRPDHRPPAHPAPAAFAKGPKRKAQNIGYRLGHRRALFEKRKRLSDYALIFGMFGIVVMVIETELSWGLYSKDSMFSLALKCLISLSTVILLGLIIAYHTREVQLFVIDNGADDWRIAMTYERILYISLEMLVCAIHPIPGEYKFFWTARLAFSYTPSRAEADVDIILSIPMFLRLYLIARVMLLHSKLFTDASSRSIGALNKINFNTRFVMKTLMTICPGTVLLVFSISLWIIAAWTVRVCERYHDQQDVTSNFLGAMWLISITFLSIGYGDMVPHTYCGKGVCLLTGIMGAGCTALVVAVVARKLELTKAEKHVHNFMMDTQLTKRIKNAAANVLRETWLIYKHTKLLKKIDHAKVRKHQRKFLQAIHQLRSVKMEQRKLSDQANTLVDLSKMQNVMYDLITELNDRSEDLEKQIGSLESKLEQLSASFNSLPLLMADMLRQQQQRLLAAVLEARGVGVPMGTPQTPLSESPIGVSSTSFPTPYTSSSSC, encoded by the exons ATGGAAACATCGGGGCATCTCCACGATTCGGGCGTGGGGGACTTGGAGGAGGACGGTCGGTGTCCATGTCCCTTACCGGGGGATGAACGGTCAccgccaccgccgccacctCCCGCCGCGCTGCCGCCGCTCCAGCACAGCCTGTTGCACTCCTCGCCCGGGTCGTTACGggcccctcctcctcctcccgccgcccccgccgccctccaCCCTTCCTCCCGCCACGGCAGCCAGCTCAACCTCGGCGACCACCCGGCGGGCtccggggcggggagcggcaAACACCGGCAGCCCAGCCCGTTGGTACACCGGCGGGACAGTAACCCCTTCACCGAGATCGCCATGAGCTcctgcaagtacagcggggGGGTGATGAAGCCCCTCAGCCGGCTCAGCGCATCCCGCAGGAACCTCATCGAGGCCGAACCGGAGGCGCAGCCCTTGCAGCTCTTTGGTGCCGGCGGACCCCCCGAGATCGTCGTCTCGCGTGAGGACAACCACGCGCCCGCCGTCCGCCGTCCCGACCACCGCCCGCCCGCTCACCCGGCCCCCGCCGCTTTCGCCAAGGGGCCCAAGCGCAAGGCGCAGAACATCGGCTACCGGCTGGGGCACCGGCGGGCGCTCTTCGAGAAGAGGAAGCGCCTCAGTGACTACGCGCTCATCTTCGGCATGTTCGGCATCGTCGTCATGGTCATCGAGACTGAGCTCTCCTGGGGGCTCTACTCCAAG GACTCCATGTTCTCTCTGGCCCTGAAATGCCTTATCAGCCTCTCCACCGTCATCCTGCTGGGCCTCATCATCGCCTACCACACGCGGGAGGTGCAG CTCTTTGTGATCGACAACGGAGCCGACGACTGGCGGATAGCGATGACGTACGAGCGCATCCTCTACATCAGCCTGGAGATGCTGGTCTGTGCCATACACCCCATCCCCGGGGAGTACAAGTTTTTCTGGACAGCCCGCCTGGCTTTCTCCTACACGCCTTCCCGCGCAGAGGCGGACGTGGACATCATCCTGTCCATCCCCATGTTCCTGCGCCTCTACCTGATCGCTCGGGTGATGCTGCTGCACAGCAAGCTCTTCACCGACGCCTCCTCGCGCAGCATCGGGGCGCTCAACAAGATCAACTTCAACACCCGCTTCGTCATGAAGACTCTCATGACCATCTGCCCCGGGACGGTGCTGCTGGTCttcagcatttccctctggatCATCGCCGCGTGGACGGTCCGGGTGTGCGAGAG GTACCACGACCAGCAGGACGTAACCAGCAACTTCCTGGGTGCCATGTGGCTCATCTCCATCACCTTCCTCTCCATCGGCTACGGCGACATGGTCCCGCACACCTACTGCGGGAAGGGGGTCTGCCTGCTCACCGGCATCATG GGTGCCGGCTGCACGGCACTGGTGGTGGCCGTGGTGGCCAGGAAGCTGGAGCTCACCAAAGCGGAGAAGCACGTCCACAACTTCATGATGGACACGCAGCTGACGAAGCGG ATTAAGAACGCGGCGGCCAACGTCCTGCGGGAAACGTGGCTCATCTATAAGCACAccaagctgctgaagaagatCGACCACGCCAAAGTCAGGAAGCATCAGAGGAAGTTCCTCCAAGCCATTCACCA gtTGCGGAGCGTGAAGATGGAGCAGAGGAAGCTCAGCGACCAAGCCAACACCCTGGTCGACCTCTCGAAG ATGCAGAACGTGATGTACGACCTCATCACCGAGCTCAACGACCGCAGCGAGGACCTGGAGAAGCAAATCGGCAGCTTGGAGTccaagctggagcagctcagcgCCAGCTTCAACT